In Oceanobacillus sp. FSL K6-2867, one DNA window encodes the following:
- a CDS encoding FAD-dependent oxidoreductase yields the protein MPDYQSIIIIGGGIAGTNAALQLRKGGFKGNISLFDCTPDMPYDRPPLSKEFMLGEVEESDVLLVDPSVFEDLNIDLHLGVLIKDVDPHKQEIRTEDGVTYFYDKLLLATGSTLRKLLIEGSTLDNIFYLKTLSDAKKIKKQLGEINKVVIIGAGFIGAELASVCRAQGIEVTIMERSSVPMAQVLGEEIGEYVLRLHHNHGVDFITNDSIKAFHGDKKVEKVETTNGKSIDCQAVVIGIGVEPNMIFTHQDLEVNRGYIVNEFGETSLPNVYAAGDCVMWPYKDELIHVEHWDHAVNHGQVVAKNMVHEKVERYIRVPYFWSDQYNTRLQYIGYAKSWNKTVVRGNKDAGEFTYFYLDKENVILAAMIVNEPKNVLPIRKLINKGSSIDIDALQNTEVSLKKLS from the coding sequence ATGCCAGATTATCAATCTATCATAATTATTGGCGGAGGAATTGCAGGCACAAACGCTGCACTACAATTACGAAAAGGTGGATTCAAAGGGAATATTAGTCTGTTTGATTGCACGCCAGATATGCCTTATGATCGCCCTCCTTTATCAAAAGAGTTTATGTTAGGAGAAGTGGAAGAATCAGATGTTTTATTAGTTGACCCTTCGGTGTTTGAGGATCTAAATATTGATTTACATCTAGGCGTCCTAATAAAAGATGTTGATCCTCATAAACAGGAAATTCGAACAGAAGATGGTGTGACGTATTTCTATGATAAATTATTACTTGCCACAGGTTCGACGTTAAGAAAACTGCTGATTGAAGGGAGCACACTTGATAATATCTTCTATTTAAAAACATTATCTGATGCGAAAAAAATTAAGAAACAACTAGGTGAAATTAATAAAGTGGTTATTATTGGTGCAGGTTTCATTGGAGCAGAATTAGCCTCTGTTTGCCGTGCGCAAGGAATAGAGGTGACGATTATGGAGCGCTCTAGTGTGCCAATGGCTCAAGTTTTAGGAGAAGAAATTGGCGAATATGTGTTGCGGCTTCATCACAATCATGGTGTTGATTTCATCACAAATGATTCAATCAAAGCGTTTCACGGAGACAAAAAAGTGGAGAAGGTTGAGACAACAAACGGTAAAAGTATTGATTGTCAAGCTGTTGTTATCGGTATTGGCGTAGAGCCGAACATGATTTTTACACATCAAGACTTAGAAGTGAATAGAGGGTATATTGTAAATGAATTTGGAGAAACATCCCTACCAAATGTGTATGCTGCCGGAGATTGTGTGATGTGGCCGTACAAAGATGAGCTAATTCATGTGGAACACTGGGATCATGCGGTAAACCATGGGCAAGTCGTTGCAAAGAATATGGTTCATGAAAAAGTTGAAAGGTATATACGCGTCCCATATTTCTGGTCAGATCAGTATAATACTCGTTTACAATATATTGGGTATGCGAAAAGCTGGAATAAAACGGTGGTACGGGGAAATAAGGATGCTGGAGAATTTACGTACTTTTATTTGGATAAAGAAAATGTCATTCTTGCTGCTATGATTGTAAACGAACCTAAAAATGTATTGCCTATTCGAAAGTTGATTAATAAGGGAAGTAGCATTGATATAGATGCTTTGCAAAATACTGAAGTATCGTTGAAAAAGTTGAGTTAA
- a CDS encoding zinc-binding dehydrogenase → MKAVRVTGYGGLDKLEVAKVPIPVPKTGEVVIKVHACGINKSDINMREGAYGTDIDKEQLAGWRREGVTFPRIPGSDIVGEIMDIGADVGKDYLNQKVILFPFQSQFKNGEEDITYIGSEYDGGYAEYVVWPAELCFPIPLKEYAESATFPVSALTSWHKINRTNLKEGETVLVTGATGGVGSFNVQIAAKVFGTKVIAVVGDLNQKDRLLHLGASNVVSYRSETLMEDILDVANGSVDAVLDVVGEPLFATSLAVLRREGRFNTSGGIAGSVAELDLRTLYLKYLTLIGSTPGAKSTIKEFQDLLQAISDGKVEPTLDCTFPLEEAKAAQSYFKESGKIGKVVLIP, encoded by the coding sequence ATGAAAGCAGTGAGAGTAACAGGGTATGGAGGTTTGGATAAGCTTGAAGTAGCGAAAGTACCCATTCCAGTTCCAAAGACTGGTGAAGTAGTGATTAAAGTTCATGCATGTGGGATCAATAAATCAGATATCAATATGCGGGAAGGTGCCTATGGTACGGATATTGATAAGGAACAGTTGGCTGGCTGGAGAAGAGAAGGGGTTACTTTTCCAAGAATTCCCGGCTCGGATATTGTGGGCGAAATTATGGACATAGGTGCAGATGTAGGAAAAGATTATTTAAATCAAAAAGTCATTTTGTTTCCGTTTCAATCACAGTTTAAAAATGGCGAGGAAGATATTACGTACATTGGCTCCGAATATGATGGGGGTTATGCTGAGTATGTAGTATGGCCGGCTGAATTATGTTTCCCTATCCCTTTAAAGGAATATGCTGAAAGTGCTACATTTCCTGTTAGTGCTTTAACCTCCTGGCATAAAATTAATCGAACGAATCTGAAAGAAGGAGAGACCGTGCTTGTAACTGGGGCAACGGGGGGAGTCGGTTCTTTTAATGTACAAATTGCTGCTAAAGTATTTGGAACGAAAGTGATTGCAGTTGTCGGTGATTTAAATCAAAAAGATCGATTGCTGCATTTAGGAGCTAGTAATGTCGTTTCTTACCGCTCGGAAACATTGATGGAAGATATTCTTGATGTAGCTAATGGTTCCGTAGATGCTGTTCTTGATGTTGTAGGTGAACCCTTATTTGCTACTTCACTTGCTGTTCTTAGGCGAGAAGGTCGCTTTAACACATCAGGTGGTATTGCCGGTTCCGTTGCTGAACTTGATTTAAGAACATTATATTTGAAATATCTTACTTTAATTGGATCTACCCCCGGTGCAAAATCGACAATAAAGGAATTTCAAGATTTATTACAGGCAATATCAGATGGAAAAGTGGAACCGACGCTGGATTGTACATTCCCATTAGAAGAAGCAAAAGCAGCACAAAGTTACTTTAAAGAATCAGGGAAAATTGGAAAAGTAGTTCTTATTCCATAA
- a CDS encoding MmgE/PrpD family protein, with the protein MPIEKVLDYLEHESFQSLPTNVVAMAKKSLLDFIAASFAGYQNKKVSASALKSSKWLGGEATCTVLGRSTSVSPLAATFINATLSSCMDIDDGHRQAVGHPACTIIPPVLAMGEVTPNCSGKDLITAIVSGYEIGIRCGIVMNSNHNTLFYGSGGWAHFGSAAGVSKIKKMTRNLTAHAISIGEVYGPTAQCGKSIAAGSMTKESVGWGAVTGLMGVLLAETGFTGTRNILMDDHLYNKNAKRVFENLGEIYEIERIYFKEYPACKWAHSPIAAARLIKEEINPNLQEIDEIIVETFSKAITLDHISPQTSEAAQYSIPFTVATAFCYGNVEPYHVSEEHLNNEAVYDVAKKIRLKQVDDLEEIFPEKRPARLKVKMGNGKVFEREVHIVKGDAENPLNWDELVKKFEMCAKDYITSDRQLEIIDQIKNLENLPDLNSFISILRS; encoded by the coding sequence ATGCCTATAGAAAAGGTACTGGATTATTTAGAACATGAAAGTTTTCAGTCTTTGCCAACTAACGTTGTTGCAATGGCTAAAAAGTCCTTACTTGATTTTATTGCCGCTTCATTTGCCGGTTATCAAAATAAGAAGGTCTCAGCAAGTGCGCTAAAATCATCCAAGTGGCTCGGAGGAGAAGCAACCTGTACTGTATTAGGTAGATCAACTAGCGTCTCCCCTCTCGCAGCTACTTTTATAAATGCCACTTTGTCAAGTTGTATGGATATAGATGATGGACACCGACAAGCAGTTGGGCATCCTGCCTGCACAATTATTCCGCCAGTTCTAGCAATGGGGGAAGTTACTCCAAACTGCTCAGGTAAAGATCTTATAACAGCAATCGTATCGGGCTATGAGATTGGGATTAGATGCGGGATCGTGATGAATTCAAATCATAATACTTTATTTTATGGTTCAGGCGGATGGGCACATTTTGGTTCTGCAGCTGGGGTGTCAAAAATAAAAAAGATGACTAGGAATTTGACAGCACATGCAATTTCTATAGGAGAGGTTTACGGTCCAACAGCACAATGCGGAAAGTCCATTGCAGCTGGTTCAATGACGAAAGAAAGTGTAGGCTGGGGGGCCGTGACCGGACTAATGGGCGTGTTGTTGGCAGAGACTGGTTTTACTGGTACGAGAAATATATTGATGGATGACCATCTTTACAATAAAAACGCAAAGAGAGTATTTGAGAATTTGGGAGAAATTTATGAAATAGAACGTATTTATTTTAAAGAGTATCCTGCATGTAAATGGGCACACTCACCGATAGCGGCTGCTCGATTGATTAAAGAAGAAATTAATCCAAATTTACAAGAAATCGATGAAATTATAGTTGAAACATTTAGTAAGGCGATTACTCTTGATCATATTTCTCCTCAAACATCGGAAGCTGCACAATACAGTATTCCTTTTACTGTAGCTACTGCTTTTTGTTATGGGAATGTCGAGCCATACCATGTATCAGAAGAGCATTTGAATAATGAAGCAGTATATGATGTGGCTAAGAAAATTCGTTTAAAACAGGTGGATGATCTTGAAGAGATATTCCCTGAAAAAAGACCAGCTCGTTTAAAAGTAAAAATGGGTAATGGAAAAGTATTCGAAAGGGAGGTTCATATTGTTAAAGGAGATGCAGAAAATCCACTTAATTGGGATGAGCTAGTTAAAAAGTTTGAAATGTGTGCAAAAGATTATATTACTTCTGATCGCCAACTTGAAATAATTGACCAAATTAAAAACTTGGAAAATTTACCAGACTTAAATAGTTTTATAAGTATATTAAGATCATAG
- a CDS encoding HAD family hydrolase: MDTIIFDVDDTLYDQAASFKNTCKKMMDAPFTDEELNKLYIISRKHSDALFDDQVAGKITTEEMHIRRIKDACTEMGIVITNGQALDFQEAYIAEQQKIALFDEVIELLDLLLANNKQLAILTNGDEAHQSMKINQLKLERWVSKENTFISGAVGHAKPSQEVFTVLENKLGLDKNKTVYIGDSFANDIVGAKQAGWHAVWMNHRKRDMPEGSVTPDKVVYSARELLDIFLDELVNAQ; the protein is encoded by the coding sequence ATGGATACAATTATTTTTGATGTTGATGATACATTATACGATCAAGCAGCCTCATTTAAAAATACATGCAAAAAAATGATGGATGCACCTTTTACTGATGAGGAATTAAATAAACTTTATATCATAAGCCGCAAGCATAGTGATGCATTATTCGATGATCAAGTGGCAGGGAAAATAACGACTGAGGAAATGCATATCCGCCGCATTAAGGATGCATGTACAGAAATGGGTATTGTCATAACAAACGGGCAAGCTTTGGATTTTCAAGAAGCTTATATTGCTGAACAGCAAAAAATTGCTTTATTCGATGAAGTTATCGAGCTACTGGATCTCCTTTTAGCGAATAACAAGCAGCTTGCAATCCTGACAAATGGAGATGAAGCGCATCAATCCATGAAAATCAATCAATTAAAGCTGGAAAGATGGGTTTCTAAAGAGAATACATTTATTTCTGGTGCTGTCGGTCATGCGAAGCCTTCCCAAGAAGTATTCACAGTTCTTGAGAATAAGCTTGGACTGGACAAGAATAAGACGGTTTATATTGGGGATTCATTTGCAAACGACATCGTCGGTGCAAAGCAAGCGGGTTGGCATGCGGTTTGGATGAACCATCGAAAACGGGATATGCCTGAGGGATCTGTTACGCCAGATAAGGTAGTGTATAGTGCGAGAGAGTTATTGGATATTTTTTTAGATGAGCTAGTTAATGCTCAATAG
- a CDS encoding Rieske 2Fe-2S domain-containing protein translates to MKGVKQSVFVLKSEELIEGEPQDVVVNGNVVLVARIGGEIYAVEGICTHAYAELIDGDLDEHCLVCPLHFACFDIRNGIVLEGPANVPLTTYEVEERDGKIWINE, encoded by the coding sequence ATGAAGGGTGTGAAGCAATCGGTGTTTGTGTTAAAAAGTGAAGAGCTGATTGAGGGAGAACCTCAGGATGTTGTGGTTAATGGCAATGTTGTTTTGGTAGCACGAATAGGAGGAGAGATATACGCTGTAGAAGGTATTTGCACCCATGCATATGCAGAGTTAATAGATGGAGATTTGGATGAACATTGTTTAGTTTGCCCATTGCATTTTGCTTGTTTTGACATTCGGAATGGAATAGTGTTGGAAGGTCCTGCGAATGTACCGCTTACGACGTATGAAGTTGAGGAAAGGGACGGGAAGATTTGGATAAATGAATAA
- a CDS encoding MFS transporter produces the protein MTIPDKKMLRRVVASSLIGSTIEWYDFFLYGVVAGIVFNQLYFPTGNAFVSTMLAFGTFAAGFVVRPVGGIIFGHFGDKIGRKSMLVLSLTIMGISTALIAALPTFGQIGILAPLFLVLLRMIQGLALGGEWGGAVLMTFEHAPEKKRGLYASLPQIGLAIGLLLASGVVGFLSLILANDQFLQWGWRIAFAISALLVFLGLWIRLNVDESPEFKKFKEEKTDTGIPIKEMWRGNVGTILAGMGARYIDGVFFNIMGVFSITFLTQNLEISQNIALLGVSAAAFIMCFFIPVFGYISDRYGRTKTYWYGSLVTGFSAIPAFWLMINSGGNTLVIWLSIIIPLGIFYAAVYGPEAALFAELFDPKVRYTGISFVYQFSGIFASGLTPMIATYLLSLTDGFPVYLVLYIIFAGIVSAYSVRWISLHKI, from the coding sequence ATGACTATTCCCGATAAAAAAATGCTTCGGCGTGTTGTAGCGTCAAGCTTAATTGGATCGACAATTGAATGGTATGATTTCTTTCTTTATGGGGTTGTAGCTGGTATTGTATTCAACCAGCTGTATTTCCCTACAGGTAATGCTTTTGTTTCTACAATGCTCGCTTTTGGAACGTTTGCAGCTGGTTTTGTTGTAAGACCAGTTGGCGGTATTATATTTGGGCATTTTGGAGATAAAATTGGACGAAAAAGTATGCTCGTATTGAGTTTAACAATTATGGGGATTAGCACCGCTTTAATAGCTGCTTTACCAACATTTGGGCAGATAGGCATTTTAGCGCCGCTGTTCTTGGTTCTTTTACGTATGATTCAAGGTCTTGCATTAGGAGGAGAATGGGGTGGCGCTGTTCTTATGACCTTCGAGCATGCTCCCGAAAAAAAGCGGGGACTATATGCCAGTCTTCCTCAAATTGGTCTTGCTATCGGTCTTTTATTAGCTTCAGGAGTTGTAGGTTTTCTGTCGTTAATCCTTGCAAATGATCAATTTCTCCAATGGGGCTGGCGCATAGCATTTGCGATTAGTGCTCTATTGGTATTTTTAGGTCTCTGGATTCGCTTGAATGTAGATGAAAGTCCGGAATTTAAAAAGTTCAAGGAAGAGAAAACAGATACAGGCATTCCAATTAAAGAAATGTGGCGAGGGAATGTGGGAACTATCCTTGCAGGTATGGGTGCAAGATATATTGACGGTGTATTCTTCAATATTATGGGTGTATTTTCGATCACCTTTCTAACTCAAAATCTGGAAATCTCACAAAATATCGCTTTGCTCGGTGTGTCTGCCGCGGCTTTTATAATGTGTTTCTTTATTCCTGTCTTTGGTTATATCTCTGACCGTTATGGGAGAACGAAGACATATTGGTATGGAAGCCTGGTAACTGGATTTTCAGCAATACCTGCGTTCTGGCTAATGATAAATAGTGGAGGAAATACGTTAGTAATATGGCTTTCCATTATTATTCCATTAGGTATCTTTTATGCAGCGGTTTATGGCCCGGAGGCAGCATTATTTGCTGAACTCTTCGATCCAAAAGTGAGATATACTGGGATATCATTCGTATATCAGTTTTCTGGCATATTTGCTAGCGGGCTGACACCAATGATTGCCACTTATTTGTTAAGCTTAACGGATGGATTCCCTGTTTACCTTGTCTTGTATATTATTTTTGCTGGAATTGTCAGTGCCTATTCCGTACGCTGGATTTCATTGCATAAAATTTGA
- a CDS encoding aromatic ring-hydroxylating dioxygenase subunit alpha, which produces MSAKLIEGGFPEHARFEPTFKRGAYYDTEYFNKELSNIWFKTWLCAGRVEEVPKTGDYITATIADENVIIIRSDDGSINTFFNVCRHRGSRLCGTEDGNFTSGFITCPYHSWMYDGSTGELVNAPNIPEDDQDFDKSERSLMGVKTEIWDGYIWINFDENAPDLKESFNLPASWKRYNQYDMKNLKLAEKRTYTVKANWKFIMENASECYHCGNIHPELSRVTPPSRARVRIDDDIPETEVVRHTGGMDIRRGFDRVNIDGKAYRKTFPGLDEKETRKIYYLHIYPHSFIGMAADYVVMVSFFPVSPEETIVQAYWMFEQHVVDNEEFIQDAIDFWDTTNKQDFEECELVHLGNRSIAYKDGGILTPTEWRTAEFKHYVQSKVESSSD; this is translated from the coding sequence ATGTCGGCAAAATTAATAGAAGGTGGATTTCCAGAACACGCCCGATTTGAACCTACATTTAAAAGAGGCGCATATTATGATACAGAATATTTTAATAAAGAATTAAGTAATATTTGGTTTAAAACATGGCTATGTGCAGGAAGGGTAGAAGAAGTTCCAAAAACTGGAGATTATATTACGGCTACAATAGCCGATGAGAACGTAATCATTATACGTTCGGACGATGGTTCGATTAACACATTTTTCAATGTTTGCCGCCATCGAGGATCAAGGTTATGCGGTACAGAAGACGGAAACTTTACTAGCGGTTTCATTACCTGCCCGTATCATAGCTGGATGTACGATGGAAGTACCGGTGAATTAGTGAACGCTCCCAATATACCGGAAGATGATCAGGATTTCGATAAATCGGAACGTTCCCTTATGGGAGTAAAGACAGAGATATGGGATGGTTATATTTGGATTAATTTTGATGAAAATGCACCAGATTTAAAAGAAAGTTTCAACTTACCAGCGTCTTGGAAACGATACAACCAATATGATATGAAGAATTTAAAGTTAGCGGAGAAAAGGACATATACCGTTAAAGCAAATTGGAAATTTATTATGGAAAATGCCTCTGAATGTTACCATTGTGGAAATATTCATCCGGAATTAAGTCGAGTAACTCCACCGAGCCGTGCTCGAGTAAGAATCGATGATGATATACCAGAAACGGAAGTAGTGAGACATACGGGGGGGATGGATATACGAAGAGGTTTCGATCGTGTAAATATTGACGGAAAAGCATATCGTAAAACCTTCCCAGGACTCGATGAAAAAGAAACACGTAAGATTTATTATTTGCATATTTATCCCCATTCATTTATTGGAATGGCAGCGGATTATGTGGTGATGGTGTCGTTTTTTCCGGTCAGTCCTGAGGAAACAATCGTTCAGGCATATTGGATGTTTGAACAGCATGTCGTTGACAATGAGGAATTTATTCAAGATGCAATTGACTTTTGGGACACCACGAATAAACAGGATTTTGAAGAATGTGAGTTAGTGCATCTAGGAAATCGTTCAATCGCCTATAAGGATGGTGGAATCCTAACACCAACTGAATGGAGAACAGCAGAATTTAAACATTATGTCCAGTCCAAAGTAGAGTCTTCATCCGATTAA
- a CDS encoding CapA family protein codes for MTILLCFSFLLSHQPVKHPFIDEIQTAIRTNLFEEHYFATIDYSLIADKLTNYEKTITISAAGDVTIGSDDSFGYHGTFHYEADQSGLHHFGKNVSPIFKEDDLTIVNLETTLTASPYKAEKTFRFAGKPSYTEILNLTGIEAVNLANNHTLDYLEKGYEDTITNLDTYSINSFGYDRLFVKEVNGITIGAFGYKGWNDTSELREQIEKDILLLREQGAQIIIANFHWGEERHYHPNATQQSLARFAIDAGADLVLGHHPHVVQGIEEYKSKYIVYSLGNFMFGGNRNPDDKDTFIFQQTFHFAFNELTDKKNIKIIPTSISSLANRNNYQPTPLEGIEADRVLKKILTLSDEIPENDIAYKDYRIEESTAVFSSAD; via the coding sequence ATGACTATATTACTTTGTTTTTCTTTTCTTTTATCTCATCAACCAGTAAAACACCCATTTATAGATGAGATACAGACAGCTATTAGAACAAATCTGTTTGAAGAGCATTATTTTGCAACTATTGATTATTCATTAATTGCTGATAAACTAACAAACTATGAAAAAACCATAACGATAAGTGCCGCAGGGGATGTCACCATTGGCAGTGATGACAGTTTTGGATATCATGGTACATTTCATTATGAAGCTGACCAATCTGGCCTTCATCATTTTGGAAAAAATGTTTCCCCGATTTTTAAAGAAGACGACTTGACTATTGTTAATCTAGAAACCACTTTAACTGCCAGTCCATATAAAGCAGAAAAAACATTTCGGTTTGCTGGAAAACCTTCCTACACAGAGATTTTAAATTTAACGGGTATAGAAGCTGTGAACCTGGCCAACAATCATACACTTGATTATTTGGAAAAAGGATATGAAGACACAATTACCAATCTTGATACATACAGTATAAATTCATTCGGGTACGACAGACTTTTTGTAAAAGAAGTAAATGGCATAACGATAGGTGCTTTTGGATATAAAGGATGGAATGATACAAGTGAATTACGTGAACAAATTGAAAAAGATATCTTGTTACTAAGAGAACAAGGGGCACAAATCATTATTGCTAACTTTCACTGGGGAGAGGAGCGACATTATCATCCAAATGCTACTCAGCAATCACTGGCAAGGTTTGCAATTGATGCAGGCGCAGATTTAGTACTTGGTCACCATCCCCATGTGGTGCAAGGGATTGAGGAATATAAATCAAAATATATTGTCTATAGTCTGGGAAACTTTATGTTCGGCGGAAATCGAAACCCTGATGACAAAGATACTTTTATTTTCCAGCAAACGTTTCATTTTGCCTTTAATGAACTAACGGACAAAAAGAATATAAAGATTATCCCAACAAGTATTTCTTCTCTTGCAAATCGAAATAACTACCAGCCAACTCCGCTCGAAGGAATAGAGGCTGATCGAGTACTGAAAAAAATACTGACATTAAGTGATGAAATACCCGAAAATGATATTGCCTATAAAGATTATCGGATAGAGGAAAGTACCGCAGTTTTTTCCAGTGCTGATTAG
- a CDS encoding L-glutamate gamma-semialdehyde dehydrogenase — translation MVLKTFVNEPEIVWGKEEIEKLQKELDYVKKQFNTNYPLFISDKKIMTKEKKASINPSNHEEVVGYVSQADKAHINDAIKAAEDSFQVWSTKTFTERAQYIEKIGHLVREKKLELTAWLIYESGKNKNEAEGEINEAIDFIEMYAQEARKLDDGATLIAMDGIKNEMIYLPLGVGVIIPPWNFPLAILLGLTVSAIVTGNTVLVKPSSSTPVIGAKFMEITREAGLPNGVINFVPGSSSKIGNYMVSHRDVSFISFTGSMQAALQIDELAHQQVPNQRFVKRVVAEMGGKGGIVVDETANLDRAADAIVNSAFGYQGQKCSAGSRAIIHEEVYEALIDKIIERTKTLSIGPSIDDTFIGPVIDESAYEKITSYIEIGKKESSLIYGGKADKQTGYFIEPTIFIDAKPSSNLMQEEIFGPVLSISKVKNYQEGIDVYNNTNYGLTGAFFTESDERKANAHKTMVCGNLFINGKCTGAVVGVQPFGGYYMSGTGSKIGTHEFLMNFVHSKTISENL, via the coding sequence ATGGTATTAAAAACTTTTGTCAATGAGCCGGAAATAGTGTGGGGGAAGGAGGAAATTGAAAAGTTACAGAAAGAACTAGATTACGTGAAGAAGCAATTTAATACCAATTACCCGCTATTCATATCGGATAAAAAGATAATGACGAAAGAAAAAAAAGCATCCATTAATCCTAGTAATCATGAAGAAGTGGTCGGCTATGTAAGTCAGGCAGATAAAGCACATATTAATGATGCGATTAAAGCTGCTGAGGATTCATTTCAAGTTTGGAGTACGAAGACATTTACAGAACGTGCTCAATATATTGAAAAAATAGGGCACTTGGTACGCGAAAAAAAACTTGAACTAACTGCTTGGCTTATCTATGAATCTGGAAAAAATAAGAATGAAGCAGAAGGGGAAATAAACGAAGCAATAGATTTTATTGAAATGTATGCCCAAGAGGCGAGAAAGCTCGATGATGGAGCAACGTTAATAGCGATGGATGGTATAAAAAACGAAATGATATATTTGCCGTTAGGTGTTGGAGTTATCATTCCTCCATGGAACTTCCCGCTTGCGATTTTACTAGGATTAACCGTATCTGCCATCGTTACAGGAAATACAGTCTTAGTGAAACCATCATCGTCAACACCTGTCATAGGAGCAAAGTTTATGGAAATCACAAGAGAAGCAGGTCTACCGAATGGTGTGATCAACTTTGTCCCTGGCTCGTCTAGTAAGATAGGAAATTATATGGTGAGTCACCGAGACGTTAGTTTCATTTCGTTTACAGGTTCCATGCAAGCAGCTTTGCAAATTGATGAATTGGCCCATCAGCAAGTTCCCAACCAACGATTCGTAAAACGAGTGGTTGCTGAAATGGGTGGGAAAGGCGGTATTGTTGTAGATGAAACGGCGAACTTAGACCGAGCTGCAGATGCCATTGTAAACTCAGCTTTTGGATATCAAGGACAAAAGTGTTCGGCAGGGTCAAGAGCGATTATTCACGAAGAGGTGTATGAAGCGTTAATTGATAAAATTATCGAACGAACAAAAACATTGTCCATCGGCCCATCTATAGATGATACGTTTATTGGACCTGTAATTGATGAAAGTGCGTATGAAAAAATTACTTCCTATATTGAAATAGGTAAAAAAGAATCATCTTTAATATATGGCGGAAAAGCAGATAAACAAACAGGTTATTTTATAGAACCAACAATCTTTATCGATGCCAAGCCATCGTCTAACCTTATGCAGGAAGAAATTTTTGGCCCAGTTTTATCAATTTCTAAAGTAAAGAATTACCAAGAAGGAATCGATGTCTACAACAATACAAATTACGGCTTAACAGGGGCTTTCTTTACAGAAAGCGATGAGAGAAAAGCAAATGCACATAAAACAATGGTATGTGGGAATTTGTTTATTAACGGAAAATGTACAGGTGCAGTCGTAGGTGTGCAGCCGTTCGGTGGATATTATATGTCAGGTACAGGATCTAAAATCGGAACCCATGAATTTCTAATGAACTTTGTACATTCAAAAACGATTTCTGAGAATCTGTAA
- a CDS encoding PepSY domain-containing protein, whose translation MMHRNWNYPNPYNQPQQPQPHWQNQGWNDQINYNQAPQFQRQITIQEAIDIALAQVPGQAVKAELDTKQGVRVYEVDVITAQGVKYEIAVNINTGEIVEIELD comes from the coding sequence ATGATGCATCGAAATTGGAATTACCCAAATCCATATAACCAGCCACAACAGCCACAGCCCCATTGGCAAAATCAAGGCTGGAATGACCAGATAAATTACAACCAAGCCCCGCAATTTCAACGGCAAATTACCATTCAAGAAGCGATAGATATTGCACTTGCACAAGTACCTGGCCAAGCTGTAAAGGCAGAATTGGACACAAAGCAAGGTGTAAGGGTTTATGAAGTGGATGTTATCACGGCCCAAGGTGTAAAATATGAAATAGCAGTAAATATAAATACTGGGGAAATAGTTGAAATCGAGTTAGATTAA